CCACAATTCGACCGAGATGGGTTAAATACGCTCACTGCTGCGCAAGAATTAGCCGGCGAACTCGGCGACGACTACGTCTCCACTGAGGTGCTGCTCGCCGCACTAGCCCGGGGTGATCACGACGCAGGCAAACTGCTCTCTGAAGCTGGAGCGACCTATGATGCGATTCGGGCAGCCTTTGCCACTGTCCGTGGTTCGAAGCGGGTGACCACTGAAGATCCGGAAGGCCAATTCCAAGCGCTGGAAAAGTATTCCACCGATCTCACCGCCCGTGCCCGGGAAGGCAAACTCGATCCAGTCATCGGCCGTGACGAAGAGATTCGTCGCGTCGTCCAGGTGCTCAGCCGCCGCACGAAAAACAATCCGGTGTTAATCGGTGAACCCGGTGTCGGGAAAACCGCCATTGTGGAAGGGCTTGCCCGCCGTATTGTCGCCGGTGACGTGCCAGAATCGCTGCGCGGAAAAACCCTGATCAGTCTGGATTTAGGGTCGATGGTCGCCGGGGCGAAATATCGCGGCGAGTTTGAGGAGCGCTTGAAGGCTGTCCTCGACGAGATTAAGGAAGCCGACGGACAGATCATCACTTTCATCGATGAGATCCACACCATTGTTGGGGCGGGTGCCACCGGTGAATCGGCGATGGATGCCGGCAATATGATCAAACCGCTACTTGCCCGCGGTGAGCTGCGGCTCGTCGGTGCTACCACGTTGGATGAATACCGCAAATACATTGAAAAAGATGCCGCCCTTGAGCGGCGGTTCCAGCAAGTGTTTGTCGGTGAACCCAGTGTGGAAGATTCCATCGGTATTCTGCGCGGTTTGAAAGAACGCTACGAGGTACACCACGGAGTGCGGATCACCGACTCGGCTCTGGTTGCGGCAGCAACCCTCTCCGATCGGTATATCACCTCCCGGTTCTTGCCCGATAAGGCAATCGACTTGGTCGATGAGGCAGCTTCCCGCCTGCGGATGGAGATCGACTCCTCCCCGCAAGAGATCGATGCACTTGAGCGCATTGTGCGCCGCCTCGAGATCGAGGAAGTGGCGTTGGAGAAGGAAACCGATGCTGCGTCGAAAGATCGGCTAGAAACCCTCCGCAAGGAACTTGCCGACGAGCGGGAAACCCTCGCCGAGTTGAAAGCCCGCTGGACAAATGAAAAGCAGGCTATCGACGAAGTGCGGCAAGCCAAGGAAGAACTCGAGAAGCTGCGGGGCGAGTCGGAGATCGCCGAACGTGACGGTGACTATGCCAAAGTCGCCGAGCTGCGCTACGGACGTATCCCGGAATTGGAAAAACAGGTTGCGGAAGCTGAAGGTAACCTCGCCGAATCCGGCGGTGATGCCATGCTCACCGAGGAAGTCACCCCCGACACGATCGCGGAAGTGGTCTCCTCGTGGACTGGGATTCCGGCTGGCAAAATGATGCAGGGTGAAACCGAGAAACTCCTCAACATGGAAACTGTGCTCGGTGGACGGGTAGTCGGCCAGACTGCCGCGGTGCAAGCTGTCTCTGACGCGGTGCGCCGCACCCGGGCAGGGGTTGCCGACCCGAATCGACCAACCGGCTCCTTCCTCTTCTTAGGTCCTACCGGTGTCGGTAAAACCGAGCTGGCAAAAACCTTGGCCGAATTCCTCTTCGACGATGAACGAGCCATGGTGCGCATCGACATGAGCGAATACGGGGAGAAACACTCCGTTGCCCGGCTGGTTGGTGCCCCTCCCGGATATGTTGGCTACGATGCGGGCGGACAGCTCACCGAAGCAGTACGTCGCCGCCCTTACACGGTGGTGCTCTTCGACGAAATTGAAAAAGCCCACGCCGACGTTTTCGATGTGCTGCTGCAAGTCTTGGACGAAGGACGCCTCACCGACGGGCAAGGTCGCACCGTCGACTTTAGGAACACCATCATCATCCTCACCTCAAACCTGGGGGCTGGTGGTACCGAAGAGTCGATGATGGCCGCGGTGAAAGCTGCGTTCAAACCGGAATTTATCAACCGGCTCGATGATGTGGTGATCTTCCAGCCACTCAGTGAGGAAGAACTCGCCGGTATCGTCCATATTCAGCTGCGCCAGTTGGCTGACCGTTTGAAGGCTCGCCGGCTCACGCTGGATGTTGACGAAGCTGCAACCAACTGGTTGGCTGCCCGCGGCTACGATCCTGCCTATGGGGCGCGCCCGCTGCGTCGCCTTATTCAACAGGCAATCGGTGATCAGCTGGCTAAGAAACTCCTCGCCGGACAGATCGTGGACGGGGCACAAGTGCACGTCACCTATCACGACGGCGATGACACCCTCACGGTGAGCTAACGCTTTGCCCACCGGTTGCCGCTACCAGTGGGTGCTACCACCGCCTTGGGGCAGGTAGTAGCACCTGCCGGTGGGCACACAGGGGTTGATAGAACAACACACCACCGCCCGGGGAATGGATCATCCTCCCCGGGCGGTGGTGGTATTTCCAGGCTTACCAGGCACGCGACTCGATCGCCGCCGCCGGTTTGTGCTCCTACCTGTTCGGCAACATGAACTGTGGAACAGTAGCGGCTACGCCGGTGGAGCAGTTCTCAATAAGGATTCGTACACCCCACCGGTTGCCTGCCGATAGACCAGTGCCGCGAGAATAAACCAGAACGGCACTGCGACGACGCCCAGCACCAGAGTAAATATCGAAAACAGTGCCATCGGCAGCAGCATCACCGTAAGCAGGATGAAGCTGGTGAGATGTTCTTTCGCAATGTGCAGCCCGGCCGGTAAAGCGGTGTCAATCAAGGCAGTTTCGTCAACGGTGTACAGCATGGCTGCTGTCAACACGGGTGTGGCTACCAGCATGAAGATTGAAATCAGGGCGCTGAGGATCCCCGTGTTGGAAAGATTTTCAATCAGCTGCTGCAACACTAACGGAACCCCGAAGAGCAACCACAGGGTGAACACTGTTTTCGGCGATGTTGTGGCGTTGCTCAACATGTCGCTAACGCTGAATTTTTCACCCGCTACGGTGCGCAGCGAACCACGAATTAACTTCGCTGCGAGCCAGGCCGTAATCGCTGTGAGTGCCACATCGCACACCAGCAGGAAAATGATGTCACGTGCTTCGACAGGGATGTCTGCGTATTTGGCGGCTGCAACGCGATTCAGGCGACCTGACGCAACTATGCCGTCCACAGCTATTGCCACGCCTAGCAGCACCATGATGGTGACCATTGGCCACAGATTCCGGCCTAGCAGCTTGACAGCTTTTGCAATCGATGCACCAAATTCGACCGTACCGGTGCCGTAGAGCATCTGATATTGCGGGTCGGCAGGACTTGCCAGATATCCCTGCTGCGGCCGAATGGGCTCCTGGGGCGGCATGTTCATTGATGAACCCGCGTTGGGCGGTATTTCCGCCCCGGCCGGTGGGGTTGCCACCACGTGAGAGCTGCCTTGTTGAGGATCCACTGGTAGCCCTGCTGGCTGGGACGGTTCAGGTTCTTCCGATGGCTGAGCACTGTGTTTCAGCGCCTCATCCCACAGCGGTGTGCTGCCTTGCGGTGGAAGTGATGACTCATCCAAAGGCTTGGCAAGCTCACCCCAGGTGGGCTGCTTCTCGGGATCAGGTGTGGTCATAGTAATCCGGGTGATCTTTCGATATGAGAGATGGGCACGGCCGTGGGAAGTTTTCAGCCGTGTCCAAGTATTGCAGATATCGGCAGCGAAACGGGTGGTTCTTACCGAGTCGGCAGCAGCTCATGGGTGCCGCCGACTGCCTGACGATAGGCCAAGGCGATGAGAATGTAGGTTACCGGGTAAAGAATGAATCCGCCGAGCCCTAAGGTGAGCACGATTCCGATGGACAACAGGATCTGGAGACCGACGATGGCCAGCCATGCACCATAGTTGCGTTTGCCGAGTTCGATGGACAGCGCCAGGGTTTGACCGAGGGACTGATCAGAGTCGAGCAGTGCTGGAATCCAGGAATACAGCAGTGGTGCGATGAATATTGTTGCCATCGTGGCGAGAGAAAAACTGCCGAGCAATACGGGATTGTTGGAATCTAACTCCATAATCACCTGTACGAACCCCATCGGAAGCATCAACAGAAAACTTGCCAAATAGCCACGACCTATCCCGAACGGGTTGGTGAAGAATCCGCCAAAGGTGAGATTTTCTCCGGCTGCGGTTTTGATCGCCCCGTTGGTGGTAAACACCATGAGCAGTGCTCCCATGGCCGTCGAGACTAATACCACCACTAATACCATTGGCAGTGGCATCTGCGGATTTTCAGGGTCGAATGATGTCCCTGCAGTAGCGATGGCAAAACCAGTGATGATTCCCACCAAAATACTGAGCCCTACCAGGAAGGCGCCGGTGGCCAGCAAACCTAAAAACCAGGGGAGGAAGTTCCGAAACAGCTGACTGAAAGCCACCTTCAACGAGGCAAGGACTGCGATGCGGCCATTGCCTTGCACAACCGGAACACCAGCCGCAGTGACACTGGTTGGGCGGTAACCCTCCGGCAGGGGCATTGCAGGATACATGCCCGGTTGCTGCGGATAGCCAGCCGGCTGTTGCGGGTAGCCGTTGTTGTCCTGTGGATTGCTGTAACTGTTCTGTGGATTGCCTGCTACCGCGTCCTCCCAGGAGTGACGTGGCTCTTCCGGGGTTGGTTGGGGTGGATAGTTATTCGTCATGGGTGGGTGACACCTCTCTTTTCCTTGATATCGCCTGTGCCGATGCTTCACCTTGCTAGGTGGGTGAAGTGTGGGCTGTGCGATCGCTTCTCTCATTATGGTTGCGAGCGGGGCTTTTGACGATACCCTAACCTTCTTTGCTCTGCGTGGAGTAGTACAACAGCCAGAGGCTGCGCAGTGTGGACGC
The Corynebacterium choanae DNA segment above includes these coding regions:
- a CDS encoding DUF3824 domain-containing protein, which gives rise to MTNNYPPQPTPEEPRHSWEDAVAGNPQNSYSNPQDNNGYPQQPAGYPQQPGMYPAMPLPEGYRPTSVTAAGVPVVQGNGRIAVLASLKVAFSQLFRNFLPWFLGLLATGAFLVGLSILVGIITGFAIATAGTSFDPENPQMPLPMVLVVVLVSTAMGALLMVFTTNGAIKTAAGENLTFGGFFTNPFGIGRGYLASFLLMLPMGFVQVIMELDSNNPVLLGSFSLATMATIFIAPLLYSWIPALLDSDQSLGQTLALSIELGKRNYGAWLAIVGLQILLSIGIVLTLGLGGFILYPVTYILIALAYRQAVGGTHELLPTR
- the clpB gene encoding ATP-dependent chaperone ClpB, with the translated sequence MSQFTPTTKTAEALQDALQMASQAGNPEIKAGHLLLALLNAQDSIARPVLTAAGVDPAALQSKAKALVAGYPTASGANMGKPQFDRDGLNTLTAAQELAGELGDDYVSTEVLLAALARGDHDAGKLLSEAGATYDAIRAAFATVRGSKRVTTEDPEGQFQALEKYSTDLTARAREGKLDPVIGRDEEIRRVVQVLSRRTKNNPVLIGEPGVGKTAIVEGLARRIVAGDVPESLRGKTLISLDLGSMVAGAKYRGEFEERLKAVLDEIKEADGQIITFIDEIHTIVGAGATGESAMDAGNMIKPLLARGELRLVGATTLDEYRKYIEKDAALERRFQQVFVGEPSVEDSIGILRGLKERYEVHHGVRITDSALVAAATLSDRYITSRFLPDKAIDLVDEAASRLRMEIDSSPQEIDALERIVRRLEIEEVALEKETDAASKDRLETLRKELADERETLAELKARWTNEKQAIDEVRQAKEELEKLRGESEIAERDGDYAKVAELRYGRIPELEKQVAEAEGNLAESGGDAMLTEEVTPDTIAEVVSSWTGIPAGKMMQGETEKLLNMETVLGGRVVGQTAAVQAVSDAVRRTRAGVADPNRPTGSFLFLGPTGVGKTELAKTLAEFLFDDERAMVRIDMSEYGEKHSVARLVGAPPGYVGYDAGGQLTEAVRRRPYTVVLFDEIEKAHADVFDVLLQVLDEGRLTDGQGRTVDFRNTIIILTSNLGAGGTEESMMAAVKAAFKPEFINRLDDVVIFQPLSEEELAGIVHIQLRQLADRLKARRLTLDVDEAATNWLAARGYDPAYGARPLRRLIQQAIGDQLAKKLLAGQIVDGAQVHVTYHDGDDTLTVS